Below is a window of Methylosinus sp. PW1 DNA.
GACGAAAGCCGAACATGCGCGCGAGGCCGATCGCCATGTCGGAATAGCCGGAGAAATCGAAATAGATTTGGAAGGTGAAGAACAGCACGCCCGCCCATGCGTCGAGAAAGCCGATGCGCGACGCCTCTTGCGAGAAGACGAGATCGGCGCCGCCGGCGAGCGTGTCGGCGATGAGCAGCTTCTTGCCGACGCCGAGCATGAAGCGCGCGAAACCTTCCGTGAAATCCTCGCTGGTCGCATGGCGGAAACGCGCCAATTGCTCGGCGATATCGTGATATTTCACGATCGGCCCGGCGAGCAGCTTGGGGAAGAAGAACACATAGAAAGCGTAGAGCGAGAGGCTCTGCGCCGGTTTGGTCACGCCGCGATGCACGTCGACGAGAAAGGTGATCTTCTCGAAGACGATGAAGGAGACGCCGATCGGCAGCGCGATCGAGGCGAAGGCGAGCCCCGGCATTGTGAGCGCGCGCAAGATCACGTCGAGATTGGCGACGAGAAAGCCCGCATATTTGAAATAGACGAGCAGGCCGAGATTGGCGGAGACGCCGAGCGCGAGCCAGAGCTTGCGCGATTTATCGTCCGGCGGAAGCGCGGCTATGCGGCGCGCGATGAAGACATCGGCGAAGGCCGATGCAAGCACGACGAAGACGAAGAGCGGCTCGCTCCAGGCGTAGAAGAACAGGCTCGCCGCGAGCAGAATGGCGAGACGCGCGCCGCGATTGCCGCCGACGAGCAGATAGAGGCCATAGACCGCGGGCGCGAAGAGAAACAGGAACAGCGGTTCGTAAAAGAGCATCCTCTCGTCCGCGGTCCTTTCCCTCGTGGAGGTCTGCGTCTTAGCAGAGTGGCGGGGCGCGAACAATCGGCGGCGCAGGCTTCGGCTCGCGAGCGAAAGCGCGGCGGGAGCGCCTGCTGGCGCATCGCCCGCGGGGCGCTATCTGCCTCCGCGACGCTCGCCCACCGGAGGCCGGGATGGATCTCGACTATCTCGTCTCGGCCTTTGTGACGCTGCTCGTCGTCGTGGAGCCGCTCGGCCTCGCGCCGGTCTTCGTCGCCGCGACATCGGGGCTGGAGGCGCGGACCAAGCGCATCATCGCCTTTCGCGCCAGCGTCTATGCGCTCGCGATTCTGGCGGGCTCGGCGCTGATCGGCCAGAGGCTGCTCGCGGCGATGGGCATCTCCATTCCGGCCTTTCGCATCGCCGGGGGATTTCTGCTCTTCTCCATCGCCTCGGAAATGGTGTTCGGCGTGCGCATACAGCGCGACTCCAAGGCGGCGGAAAAAGCGCTCGCCGAGCATGTGCACAACATCGCCGCCTATCCGCTGGCCATTCCGCTGATGGCCGGCCCCGGCGCCATCACCGCGACCGTGCTGCTCGCCGGCGACGCGCATGGCGATGTGCCGCTCATCGCGAGCCTGCTCGCGGTAATCGCCGCGATAATGGCGATTTGTCTGGTCTTCTGCCTGATCGCGGGAGAGGTGGCGCAATTCTTCGGCACGGCGGCCAATGTCGTGCTGACGCGATTGCTGGGCGTGCTGCTCGCCGCCCTCGCCGTGCAATTCGTCGCCGATGGCGCGCGGGCGTTTCTGCAAGGGTGAGCGGCGACGCGATCTCGCGGGATCGTGTCGCCACGTCGCGTCAGTGGTGGACGTTCGCCCAGATCTTGCGCTTGGTGAAATAGACCAGGAAGGACAGCACGATCAGGAAGCCGACGACCTTCAAGCCGATCGACTTGCGCTCCTCGAGATGCGGCTCGGCGGCCCACATCAGGAAAGCGCTGACATCCTTCGCATATTGGGCCGCCGTCTGCGGCGTTCCATCGTCATAGGTCACGGCGCCGTCCGAGAGTGGCGGCGGCATGCCGGTGCGGCGGCCGGGCATGTAGAGGTTGTAATATTGGCCGGGCGCCAGCTCGACGCCCTGCGGCGCATCCACATAGCCGGTGAGCAGAGCGACGATATAATCGACGCCATGCTCCTGATAGGAGAAGCCGGGCAAAGCGTCGGCGAGGAACAGCGGGAAGCCGCGCGAATAGCCGCGCGCCTTGGCGAGAACCGACATGTCCGGCGGATAGGCGCCGTTGAGCGCCGCCCGCGCCGCCTGCTCATTGGGGAAGGGCGGCGGCACGCGGTCGCTGAGCCGGCCGGGACGCTCGAAATAATCGCCGGCGTCGTTGGGGCCGTCCTTGATCTTATAGCTCTCGGCCAGCGCCTTGGCCTCCGCCTCGGAGATCTCCGGCCCGCCCTTCTCGGCGAAATTGCGGAAGGCGAGGCGCGAGATCGAGTGGCAGCTCGAGCAGACCTCCCTATAGACCTTGTAGCCACGGCGCAGCTGCGCATTGTCGTAATGGCCGAAGGCGCCGGCGAAGCTCCATTCCTGCCGCGGCGGCTTGGGCTGCGAATGCGCGCCGCCCTCCTCGGCCACAGCGACGCCCGCCGCGCCGGCGAGGGCCGCCGCCATAATGATCGATTTCATGATCGATGCTCTCTGTCGCGCGTCACGCATGGGGCTTCTCCTCCGTGGCGGCCTCGCCGAGGGAAGCGGCGATCGACCGCGGCTCCGGCAGGGTCTGCTCATATTTGCCGAGCAGCGGCAGCACGACGAGGAAGTGCAGGAAGTAATAGGCCATCAATATGCGGGCGGCGATGAGATAGACGCCCTCCGCCGGCTGCGCGCCGAGATAGCCGAGGCCGACCGCGACGAAGACGAAGACCCAGTAGAACTTCTTGAAGGCCGGACGATAGACGCCCGAGCGCACCTTCGATGTGTCGAGCCAGGGCAGCGCCGCCACGATGAGGATGGAGGAAAAGAGCGCGATGACGCCCACGAGCTTGTTGGGGATGGCGCGCAGGATCGCGTAGAAGGGCAGGAAATACCACTCCGGCACGATATGCGGCGGCGTCACCAGCGGATTGGCCTCGATGTAATTATCGGGATGGCCCGTGTAATTCGGCACGAAGAAGGTGAGCCAGGCGAAGAGCCCGACGAAGACCACGAGGCCGACGGCGTCCTTCAGCGTCGCATAGGGCGTGAAGGGCACGGTCTCCTTCTTTATGTCCTTCACCTCGACGCCGGTCGGATTGTTCTGCCCCGTCACATGCAGCGCCCAGACATGCAGGCCGACGATGGCCACGATGACGAAGGGCAGGAGGTAATGCAGCGCGAAGAAGCGGTTGAGCGTGGCGTTGTCGACCGAATAGCCGCCGAGCAGCCAGGTGGTGATGGAATTGCCCACATAGGGAATGGCGGTGAAGAGGTTGGTGATCACCGTCGCCGCCCAAAAGGACATCTGGCCCCAGGGCAGCACATAGCCCAGAAAGCCGGTCGCCATCATCAGCATGAAGATCACGACGCCGAGGATCCACAGCACCTCGCGCGGCTCCTTGTAGGAGCCGTAATACATGCCGCGGAAGATGTGGATATAGACGGCGAGGAAGAACATGGAGGCGCCATTGGCGTGCGCATAGCGCAGCGCCCAGCCCCAATTCACATCGCGCATTATGTGCTCGATCGAATCGAAGGCGAGCGTCGTCTCCGGCGTGTAATGCATCGCCAGAACGATGCCGGTCACGATCTGCGCGACCAGCATGAACGAAAGGATCGCGCCGAAGGTCCAAAGATAGTTGAGATTCTTCGGGACGGGATAGGCGACGAAGGATTCGTGGATGAAGCCGAGGATCGGCAGGCGCCGCTCGAGCCAGCGCGCAAAGCCGCTCTTCGGCGTGTAAGTCGAATGTCCGGTCATGAATGTCGTCTCGGAGGTTGGGACGGCGACGGGGGCCGCGATCAGCCGATCTTGATCTTGGTGTCGCTCAGGAAGGCGTAATCGGGCACTTCGAGATTGCTCGGAGCCGGACCGCTGCGAATGCGGCCGGAGGTGTCGTAGGTGGAGCCGTGGCAGGGGCAGAACCAGCCGTGGAACTCGCCCTCATGGCCGGTGGGAATGCAGCCCAAATGCGTGCAGACGCCGACAACGACCAGCCACTCCGCTTTTTTCACGCGCGCCGAATCGGCCTGCGGATCGGGGAGCTCGGTCAGCGGGACGTTCTGCGCGGCCTCGATCTCCTGTTTGGTGCGGTGCCGCACGAAGACGGGCTTGCCGCGCCATTTGACAGTGACGATCTGCCCCTCGGGAATGGCTGCGATGTCGAGCTCCGTCGAGGCCAGCGCCAGCGTCGAAGCGTCCGGATTCATCTGCGCGATCAACGGCCATACGGCGGCGCCCGCTGCGACCGTCGCCGCCGCTCCCGTGGCGAGGAACAAAATATCCCGGCGGCTCGGCTCCGCCTTTGTCGCATTGCTCACTTTCTGGAACCTCTCTCGCGAGTTCGACCCTGACCCCTGCCTCGGCAACGCGAATAGAAACAAATCCATCCGCAAAGGGCGCGCTTGTTTTGAGCAGTTTGGCGTGAGACCGCAAGCGGCCTTCGCGTCGCTGCGACAAATTGCGCGCTTGCCGCCGCCTCGAGGATCAGTGACCCAGCACGCCGCTCTTGTCCACAAACGGCCCTTGGGAAATTTTGTCAACCGCCGGAAGCGTCGCGCCGGCGGCGTCCCTTGACGCGAGCGCCGGCGGCGGGGCTCATGCGGGGAGCTCTAAGGAGGCGCGTGAGGACGTGAGCGGCCGTTATCTGGTTTTCGTGGCGACCGTGGTCAGCCTCATCGCGGTTCCGGGGCCGGACATGCTCTATGTGCTCGGCCGCGCCCTGGCCTCGGGAGCGCGAGCAGGACGCTTCTCCGCCGCCGGCATAGCCTTCGGCTATGCGCTGCTCACTCTTTTGGTGGCGGCCGGCTTTCAGCTCGTCTTCGCGGCCTTTCCGGCGCTGTTCCTCGCCCTCAAATATATCGGCGTCGCCTATCTCTCCTGGCTGGCCTTTCGGCTCATCCGCTCGGACGGCGGCTTCGGGGCGCTGAGCCGCAGCCGAGAGCGCACGGATTGGGCGGCCTTCTCGGCCGGCGTCGGCACCAGCCTGCTCAACCCCAAAGGGCTCTTGTTCTATTTCGCGATACTGCCGCAGTTTTTCGACGCCGCGGACGGACCGTTCTGGCGGCATGCGCTCGTCTATGGCTGGACCACGAGCTTCCTGT
It encodes the following:
- a CDS encoding MBOAT family protein — its product is MLFYEPLFLFLFAPAVYGLYLLVGGNRGARLAILLAASLFFYAWSEPLFVFVVLASAFADVFIARRIAALPPDDKSRKLWLALGVSANLGLLVYFKYAGFLVANLDVILRALTMPGLAFASIALPIGVSFIVFEKITFLVDVHRGVTKPAQSLSLYAFYVFFFPKLLAGPIVKYHDIAEQLARFRHATSEDFTEGFARFMLGVGKKLLIADTLAGGADLVFSQEASRIGFLDAWAGVLFFTFQIYFDFSGYSDMAIGLARMFGFRLQENFDMPYVAASVTEFWRRWHMSLTSWIRDYLYIPLGGNRRGETRTQVNLWLCFLASGLWHGAAWTYVAWGAYNGLFLVLDRLFLLDWLKRRPVFLANLLTFIVVTIGWTVFRASSLEQAGAFYLAMARPFADGAEPVAIPAYHFVALAIAAAICLSQRLYLSFGDRLSSSLLAQRHAFALNAVLALLFVCAVGKGLADPFKPFIYFRF
- a CDS encoding MarC family protein produces the protein MDLDYLVSAFVTLLVVVEPLGLAPVFVAATSGLEARTKRIIAFRASVYALAILAGSALIGQRLLAAMGISIPAFRIAGGFLLFSIASEMVFGVRIQRDSKAAEKALAEHVHNIAAYPLAIPLMAGPGAITATVLLAGDAHGDVPLIASLLAVIAAIMAICLVFCLIAGEVAQFFGTAANVVLTRLLGVLLAALAVQFVADGARAFLQG
- a CDS encoding cytochrome c1 — encoded protein: MKSIIMAAALAGAAGVAVAEEGGAHSQPKPPRQEWSFAGAFGHYDNAQLRRGYKVYREVCSSCHSISRLAFRNFAEKGGPEISEAEAKALAESYKIKDGPNDAGDYFERPGRLSDRVPPPFPNEQAARAALNGAYPPDMSVLAKARGYSRGFPLFLADALPGFSYQEHGVDYIVALLTGYVDAPQGVELAPGQYYNLYMPGRRTGMPPPLSDGAVTYDDGTPQTAAQYAKDVSAFLMWAAEPHLEERKSIGLKVVGFLIVLSFLVYFTKRKIWANVHH
- a CDS encoding cytochrome b/b6, whose translation is MTGHSTYTPKSGFARWLERRLPILGFIHESFVAYPVPKNLNYLWTFGAILSFMLVAQIVTGIVLAMHYTPETTLAFDSIEHIMRDVNWGWALRYAHANGASMFFLAVYIHIFRGMYYGSYKEPREVLWILGVVIFMLMMATGFLGYVLPWGQMSFWAATVITNLFTAIPYVGNSITTWLLGGYSVDNATLNRFFALHYLLPFVIVAIVGLHVWALHVTGQNNPTGVEVKDIKKETVPFTPYATLKDAVGLVVFVGLFAWLTFFVPNYTGHPDNYIEANPLVTPPHIVPEWYFLPFYAILRAIPNKLVGVIALFSSILIVAALPWLDTSKVRSGVYRPAFKKFYWVFVFVAVGLGYLGAQPAEGVYLIAARILMAYYFLHFLVVLPLLGKYEQTLPEPRSIAASLGEAATEEKPHA
- the petA gene encoding ubiquinol-cytochrome c reductase iron-sulfur subunit, whose amino-acid sequence is MSNATKAEPSRRDILFLATGAAATVAAGAAVWPLIAQMNPDASTLALASTELDIAAIPEGQIVTVKWRGKPVFVRHRTKQEIEAAQNVPLTELPDPQADSARVKKAEWLVVVGVCTHLGCIPTGHEGEFHGWFCPCHGSTYDTSGRIRSGPAPSNLEVPDYAFLSDTKIKIG
- a CDS encoding LysE family translocator; the encoded protein is MSGRYLVFVATVVSLIAVPGPDMLYVLGRALASGARAGRFSAAGIAFGYALLTLLVAAGFQLVFAAFPALFLALKYIGVAYLSWLAFRLIRSDGGFGALSRSRERTDWAAFSAGVGTSLLNPKGLLFYFAILPQFFDAADGPFWRHALVYGWTTSFLCLTLYSGLAHAASYGARRWTPEPAASRNLSRLAGVLLLMSVLAMLGAEWSGAALH